The DNA window ATTTGATGTGACCAGATTAAACTCAAGCGCTACGGCAACTTCAGCTCATAACGGAGCATCAGGTACCGTGAATTTATATTATGGCAGAAGTTATTTTGCCCGATTAATGTTTCAATTTTAAATAAGCTACTATTATGAAGTATTTAAAAATATTTTCTATTCTTTCCGTTATGGTTGCCACTCAGTCTTGTCTTTCTGCTGACGAGGATCCGGTGTCAGTTCCTCCGATGACAGGATCTGAAGTGAATGTTGAAGTGGGAGGACCTACAGAACCTAACCAGGTGTGGATTGATCTAAGCGACTATCAAAACAGAAGCATCAACAAAAGAACCGATTGGGATCTTGGTTTCTATACAGGAGAAGAATTCAGAGTAATTATGAATGGCTCCCTGGCAATGACCGTGATTAAAATACCCAATGCTACAGATATCAGTAAAGTAAAGGAAGCAGATGTACAAAATCTGAAAGACATTGCTCAGGTGGGAACATTTGATGCTGAAAATATGAAGTATATCGATAATCCGAATGGTAATTTTTTAACTCAGACATCGGGAATTGCTGCCATAAAGGAAAATGACGCAGAAAATCCTATTTACCTGGTTAATTTGGGAAGAGAAATACCTTCTTCATCTAATATCGGAGCGGGTTCAGTTTCATTGTCCGGAGACCCGAGAGGATGGAAAAAAATGCAGATTCTAAGAGCACAGAACGGTTACAAAATCCGTTATGCAGACCTGAATGCAGATGCTGCCAATATCAAAGAATACGTTATTACGAAAGATACAGAATATAATTTTTCATTCTTCAACTTAAAAACAGGTTCACCGATAAAAATTCAACCTAAAAAGAAAAATTGGGATCTTGCATTTACAACATTTACCAACGAGGTGTTTATATCGCCTACGAACAGTGCAGGAAGCTATTTTTATGCTGATTTTATAACGACCAATACGCTAAGTGGCGTGGGAGCATATCAGGTAAATGTTACAGGAAGTCTGGATCAGGCTTACAATGCTTTTAAATTAAAGGATGTTGATGCCACTAAATTCGTTTTCAACGACCACCGGGCGATTGGTGATAAATGGAGAACAACAACCGGAACTCCGGCAAATCCTATCCCATTTGTATATTCAGACCGCTTTTTTGTATTAAAAGATGCGGAAGGTTTTTACTTTAAGCTGAGGTTTAATAGAATGAAGGATGAAAAAGGAAACCGTGGTTATTCCAATTTTGAATTTGAACCTTTATAATAATCATTACAAATAATCAAATAATAGTATCATGAAAAAATTCATCCTTGCAGCCTCTGTTCTGGTAGCGGTATATTCTTGCAAAAAAGCGGAAGGCTCAGCAAAAGAAAATACAACGGAAGCCACTTCTGAAGCTCCCAAAACCAATAATAAAATTGTAACATTAAGTGGGGGTATTACAGAAATCGTAAGTGCTTTAGGTCACGAAAAAGAAATCGTGGGAACTGACGTTACAAGTACTTATCCTGCTAGCTTAAAAACTACGGCTAAGGATCTTGGACACGTAAGATCAATGACCATTGAACCGATTATGGCCGTTAGCCCTACCTTGATTCTTGCTTCTGATAAAGATATTAATCCTGAATTATTAGGGAAAATCAAATCTTCAGGTATTAAAACCGAGGTTTTCAAACAGGAATATACCGTTGAAGGAACTAAAAAACTAATTGCTGACGTTGCAAAAGCTATCGGAAATACAGATTATCAGAAATTAAATGATAAAATCGATGCCGATTTAAAACAAGTGCAGCCCATTGCTAAAAAGCCAAAAGTATTATTCATCTATGCCAGAGGAAATATGCTGATGGTTTCTGGAAAAAATACTCCGATGGCTTCCATTATTGAACTTGCCGGTGGAGAAAATGCAGTGAATGATTTCGAAGACTTCAAGCCATTAACTCCGGAAGCGGTTGTAAAAGCTAATCCTGATGTATTGTTTTTCTTTGAAACAGGATTGCAGGGAGCAGGAGGAAACGAAGGTGCTCTTAAGATGCCGGGGGTTTCCCAAACCAATGCAGGGAAAAATAAGAAAATCATCGCAATGGATGGAGGTTTAATCTCAGGTTTCGGACCGAGATTAGGAGAAGCAGCAGTAGGATTAAATAAACTTTTAATTGAAAACACAAAGTAAACTATACTTTTATCTTATAATAAGTGCCATAGTGCTGGGTATCCTGGCAATTGTGGCACTTTATATCGGCGTCTATGATTTTAACGGAGAGTCGCCGTTCAGGGTTTTAAGTAAATATATTCAGGGAGATCCAAGCTTGTCGCTAAGTGATAAATATGTAATCTGGGATG is part of the Chryseobacterium lactis genome and encodes:
- a CDS encoding HmuY family protein, giving the protein MKYLKIFSILSVMVATQSCLSADEDPVSVPPMTGSEVNVEVGGPTEPNQVWIDLSDYQNRSINKRTDWDLGFYTGEEFRVIMNGSLAMTVIKIPNATDISKVKEADVQNLKDIAQVGTFDAENMKYIDNPNGNFLTQTSGIAAIKENDAENPIYLVNLGREIPSSSNIGAGSVSLSGDPRGWKKMQILRAQNGYKIRYADLNADAANIKEYVITKDTEYNFSFFNLKTGSPIKIQPKKKNWDLAFTTFTNEVFISPTNSAGSYFYADFITTNTLSGVGAYQVNVTGSLDQAYNAFKLKDVDATKFVFNDHRAIGDKWRTTTGTPANPIPFVYSDRFFVLKDAEGFYFKLRFNRMKDEKGNRGYSNFEFEPL
- a CDS encoding heme/hemin ABC transporter substrate-binding protein — encoded protein: MKKFILAASVLVAVYSCKKAEGSAKENTTEATSEAPKTNNKIVTLSGGITEIVSALGHEKEIVGTDVTSTYPASLKTTAKDLGHVRSMTIEPIMAVSPTLILASDKDINPELLGKIKSSGIKTEVFKQEYTVEGTKKLIADVAKAIGNTDYQKLNDKIDADLKQVQPIAKKPKVLFIYARGNMLMVSGKNTPMASIIELAGGENAVNDFEDFKPLTPEAVVKANPDVLFFFETGLQGAGGNEGALKMPGVSQTNAGKNKKIIAMDGGLISGFGPRLGEAAVGLNKLLIENTK